A genomic segment from Triticum dicoccoides isolate Atlit2015 ecotype Zavitan chromosome 1A, WEW_v2.0, whole genome shotgun sequence encodes:
- the LOC119283519 gene encoding uncharacterized protein LOC119283519 → MDADDAARSRRRMDLNLYLGLPRAPRPRRPDLGSDLALGNSMLSSSPSSSAASADAPPPDRDRDRDLDPLHPPYSPTRADLMRPPPEPYHISASVLRAPYLQAEEVPITELAQEFGFSHPPPPPPPPPRPSELLGWVDRPSSSTASSTFRPERSERYRRAISMNGRQLRCLRPRRFRSDLPPLSSEAPSPDNEAALEPPQQQPVQDAVEENKVVDNGAMVGAEDEPADRGKSTAMFECNICFEMADEPVVTSCGHLFCWPCLYQWLHIHSTHKECPVCKGEVTEGNITPIYGRGNSTSDVEKKVADDGNVSSPNIPARPHGNRLESFRQQFHHLRPISRRLGEAHGILSSWRRILDQQIMTSASRFEGPPESSVQEMIDHAHQTGRLSRITTRMRARRLQREAENPAFVSSSIPDGGMPGSSTPDPPRRSSSPLSSEGIDLLQRLTLVGLANTERLATAVSDLRRISRPSLRASTSSNLPNHEPPVDGIHAAAAPSADQTSNSSTMAVIQEDAAFTESVGEPSNAGSSRTLRRRGRSDALGSLDVDGGETHRNKRRRLN, encoded by the coding sequence ATGGACGCCGATGATGCCGCCCGGAGCCGCAGAAGGATGGATCTGAACCTCTACCTCGGCCTCCCCCGCgccccgcgcccgcgccgccccgaTCTCGGCTCCGACCTCGCCCTCGGCAATTCCATGctctcctcctcgccttcctcctccgccgcctccgcggACGCCCCGCCGCCCGACCGGGACCGGGACCGGGACCTGGACCCGCTCCACCCGCCCTACTCCCCCACCCGCGCCGACCTGATGCGCCCGCCGCCCGAGCCATACCACATCTCCGCCTCCGTGCTGCGCGCGCCCTACCTCCAGGCCGAGGAGGTTCCCATAACCGAGCTCGCCCAAGAGTTCGGCTTCTCGCACCCGCCCCCGCCAcccccaccgccgccgcggcccagCGAGCTGCTCGGCTGGGTCGACCGCCCCTCCTCCTCCACGGCCTCCTCCACCTTCCGCCCGGAGCGTTCCGAGCGCTACCGCCGCGCCATCTCCATGAATGGCCGCCAGCTGCGCTGCCTCCGTCCCAGGCGCTTCCGCTCAGACCTTCCTCCTCTCAGCTCCGAGGCCCCTAGCCCGGACAACGAGGCTGCACTGGAACCGCCGCAACAGCAGCCCGTGCAGGATGCCGTCGAGGAGAATAAGGTGGTTGACAATGGTGCCATGGTGGGTGCCGAGGATGAGCCGGCGGACCGTGGCAAGAGCACTGCCATGTTTGAGTGCAACATCTGCTTTGAGATGGCCGACGAGCCGGTGGTCACTTCTTGCGGCCATCTCTTCTGCTGGCCTTGTTTGTACCAGTGGCTGCATATTCATTCCACCCACAAGGAATGCCCTGTCTGCAAAGGTGAGGTCACTGAAGGAAACATCACTCCTATCTATGGGAGAGGGAATTCAACTTccgatgtggagaagaaagtcgcaGACGATGGCAACGTGTCCAGTCCTAACATTCCCGCCAGGCCACATGGGAACCGGCTTGAGAGTTTTCGACAACAGTTCCATCATTTGCGCCCAATTTCTCGTAGGCTTGGCGAGGCACATGGGATATTATCTTCTTGGAGACGCATTCTTGATCAGCAGATTATGACTAGCGCGAGTAGGTTTGAAGGGCCTCCAGAATCATCTGTCCAGGAGATGATAGATCATGCTCATCAGACTGGCCGTTTAAGCCGAATTACTACTAGGATGAGAGCAAGGAGGTTGCAAAGGGAAGCAGAAAATCCTGCATTTGTTTCTTCATCTATTCCAGACGGCGGGATGCCAGGAAGCAGCACGCCGGATCCTCCTAGGCGTAGTTCAAGTCCACTTTCCTCGGAAGGAATTGATTTATTGCAACGCCTTACCCTTGTTGGCCTTGCAAATACGGAAAGGTTGGCAACTGCAGTGAGCGATCTTAGAAGAATATCCAGGCCAAGCCTCCGAGCATCAACTTCGTCAAATTTACCAAATCATGAGCCGCCAGTTGATGGAATTCATGCTGCTGCAGCACCGTCTGCAGatcaaacttctaattcaagcacaATGGCTGTGATTCAGGAGGATGCTGCTTTTACTGAAAGCGTAGGAGAACCTAGCAATGCAGGGTCCTCAAGAACCCTGAGGAGGAGGGGAAGAAGCGACGCCTTAGGTTCGTTGGATGTGGATGGTGGCGAAACACACCGGAACAAGAGAAGGCGGCTGAACTAA
- the LOC119283530 gene encoding sorting and assembly machinery component 50 homolog A-like: MADAADQNPKDAGSRVPEPWAGADGEFAEEEYEYEDEEELDEPAAAALQREKVQSVFRRLSTDPVGIRVHDVIIRGNAKTRDELIEAEVADLLRSATTVQDLLSAAADASARLRGLDVFEAVNITLDSGPPELPGTTNVVIEVVEPAIPLSGNAGVYSKPEAKAWSVEGAVKWKNLAGYADIWDASVAYGFDQTTEVGVGVSLPRFKSIPTPLMARASLLSQDWMKFSSYKERILGLSLGLLSTRHHDLSYNLTWRTLTDPSRLASTSIRRQLGHNLLSALKYTYKIDERDSHIRPTKGYAFLSSSQVGGLWDNKGLKIFRQEFDVRAAVPFGFWNAALNVGVGAGVVLPLARGFMNSSTPVTDRFNLGGHNSPVCSLGGISSLLGFRTRGVGPTEPRRLVPGESEDGSPAVPGRDYLGGDLAVSAFADLSFDLPLKVLRDAGIHGHAFLTAGNLAKLSEGQYKNFSLDEFRRSFRSTAGVGIILPTKLFRVEVNYCYILKQSQHDSGKTGIQFSFSSP; encoded by the exons atggccgacgccgccGACCAAAACCCTAAGGACGCCGGGAGCCGCGTCCCCGAGCCCTGGGCTGGCGCCGATGGAGAATTCGCCGAGGAGGAGTACGagtacgaggacgaggaggagctggACGAGCCGGCGGCCGCGGCCCTCCAGCGGGAGAAGGTGCAGTCCGTGTTCCGGCGGCTCTCCACGGATCCCGTGGGGATCCGCGTCCACGACGTCATCATCAGGGGCAACGCCAAGACGCGGGACGAGCTCATCGAGGCGGAGGTCGCCGACCTCCTCCGCTCCGCCACCACCGTGCAGGACCTGCTgagcgccgccgccgacgccagcGCGCGGCTCCGCGGGCTCGACGTGTTCGAGGCCGTCAACATCACGCTCGATTCCGGCCCGCCCGAGCTGCCCGGCACCACCAACGTCGTCATCGAGGTCGTCGAGCCCGCCATCCCCCTCAGCGGCAACGCCGGCGTGTACTCCAAGCCCGAG GCAAAAGCATGGTCAGTGGAAGGGGCTGTTAAGTGGAAGAACTTGGCTGGCTATGCAGACATCTGGGATGCTTCAGTTGCATATGGTTTCGACCAAACAACAGAGGTTGGCGTAGGAGTCTCGCTGCCAAGATTTAAATCAATACCAACACCCTTGATGGCTCGGGCTTCATTGTTATCACAAGATTGGATGAAGTTCTCATCATACAAGGAGCGTATACTTGGTCTTTCATTGGGTTTGCTTTCAACCAGGCACCACGATTTATCTTACAACCTTACATGGCGTACCTTGACTGATCCGTCACGCCTCGCGTCAACGTCCATAAGAAGGCAGTTAGGGCATAACCTTCTATCTGCATTGAAATACACATACAAGATTGATGAAAGGGATTCACATATCAGGCCAACAAAAGGATATGCATTTCTCTCATCCTCTCAAGTTGGTGGTCTTTGGGATAACAAAGGATTGAAAATTTTTCGCCAG GAATTTGATGTTCGTGCTGCCGTGCCTTTTGGATTCTGGAACGCTGCTCTCAATGTTGGTGTAGGAGCGGGTGTTGTTTTACCGCTGGCAAGAGGATTTATGAATTCGTCTACACCTGTGACTGATAGATTTAACCTGGGAGGTCACAATTCTCCAGTTTGCAGCCTGGGTGGAATATCATCCTTGCTCGGTTTCAGAACAAGAGGGGTTGGCCCGACAGAACCACGGAGGCTTGTCCCCGGCGAGTCGGAAGATGGTTCTCCTGCTGTTCCAGGGAGGGATTACTTGGGTGGCGATCTTGCTGTTTCCGCCTTTGCTGACCTCTCCTTTGATCTGCCTCTGAAGGTGCTTAGAGACGCTGGAATACATGGTCATGCGTTTCTCACTGCTGGGAATCTTGCGAAACTGTCGGAGGGCCAGTACAAGAACTTCTCGCTTGATGAATTCCGTCGTTCGTTTAGGAGCACTGCTGGGGTCGGCATTATTTTGCCAACTAAACTGTTCCGGGTCGAG GTGAACTACTGCTACATTCTGAAGCAGTCTCAGCACGACAGCGGGAAGACGGGAATCCAGTTCAGCTTCTCCTCGCCCTAG
- the LOC119283541 gene encoding protein MALE DISCOVERER 2-like → MRNCRRRGPAALFLLWFLATGFQLCAALNHEGHALLRFREMVEADPRGALLDWDEGHATPCSWFGVQCSDDGRVVGLNLSNLGLKGVLSPEIGQLINMHSLVLHKNLFYGTIPREIGDLRELKVLDLGYNNFNGSIPSELINILSLEFIFLKGNRLYGDLPLELNELISLCESQVHQGRALSNRMPTARGEDSATTRRLLAGKENHSPKNEMLGSENSVLEPSDVIPFFKLHEPHKDPAPPVLPHALTPPPPSEPAPSLASLVSPNKNQTASKGSKSKSGKSNSVTIYALIGAAICFVVLSLSAAIFICYRRGKASSVVPMSSSRELQTTILGGIALFRRSELETACEDFSNVIGTLPGCTLYKGTLPCGAEIAVASTLIKHAYGWSVIAEAQFKNKVEMLSRVNHKNFLKLVGYCEDEEPFTRMMVFEYVSNGSLFEHLHVNEAEHLNWQSRLRMAMGVIYCLYHMYQQYPPVILRNLNSSCIYLTEDNAAKISDIGFGDDWKEGEDEFDEPEECTIVYRFALLLLETISGRRPFSNDTGLLILWAHRYLTGEKPLTGMIDPTLRSVPLEQVAALAELVKLCIRDDPWRRPSVGEVTRRMQEITGFSQDQSTPRNSALWWAELEILTV, encoded by the exons ATGCGGAATTGCCGGAGGAGAGGCCCGGCGGCGCTCTTCCTGCTCTGGTTCCTGGCGACGGGCTTCCAGCTGTGCGCGGCCCTGAATCACGAAG GTCATGCGCTTCTGAGGTTCAGGGAGATGGTAGAGGCTGATCCGCGTGGTGCTCTGCTGGATTGGGATGAAGGCCACGCTACCCCTTGTTCTTGGTTCGGCGTGCAGTGTTCGGATGATGGACGGGTTGTAGGCCT GAACTTGTCAAATCTTGGTCTGAAAGGCGTGTTATCTCCTGAGATTGGACAGCTTATTAATATGCATTCTCT TGTACTGCACAAGAACTTGTTCTATGGTACTATCCCTAGAGAGATAGGAGATTTACGGGAGCTGAAGGTGTTGGATCTGGGGTACAATAACTTCAATGGATCAATTCCATCAGAGCTAATAAACATTTTATCCCTGGAGTTTAT CTTTCTTAAAGGAAACAGACTTTATGGTGATTTACCTCTTGAGCTAAATGAGCTCATCAGTCTTTGTGAGTCTCAGGTTCACCAAGGCAGGGCTTTGTCAAATAGGATGCCCACTGCAAG GGGTGAGGACAGCGCTACAACCAGAAGACTTCTAGCAGGCAAAGAAAATCATTCTCCAAAGAACGAGATGCTTGGTTCTGAAAATTCTGTATTAGAACCATCAGATGTGATCCCTTTTTTTAAGCTCCATGAACCCCACAAGGATCCAGCACCACCAGTTTTGCCCCATGCCTTGACACCACCTCCTCCTTCTGAACCTGCTCCTTCCCTTGCCTCTCTTGTATCTCCGAACAAAAACCAAACCGCAAGCAAagggagcaagagcaagagcgggaAGAGCAATTCTGTGACGATATATGCATTAATAGGAGCAGCGATTTGTTTTGTGGTTCTATCTTTGTCAGCTGCAATATTTATTTGCTACCGCCGTGGGAAGGCTAGCAGTGTTGTGCCCATGTCTTCAAGTAGGGAACTGCAGACCACTATCCTGGGAG GCATAGCTTTATTCAGACGGTCAGAGCTCGAAACAGCCTGTGAAGATTTCAGCAATGTAATCGGTACGCTACCTGGATGTACATTGTATAAAGGAACTCTTCCATGTGGAGCTGAAATAGCTGTTGCATCTACACTGATAAAACATGCCTACGGGTGGTCTGTTATAGCCGAAGCACAATTCAAGAATAAG GTTGAAATGTTGTCGCGGGTGAACCATAAGAATTTCCTGAAACTTGTGGGTTACTGTGAAGACGAAGAACCATTTACCCGGATGATGGTGTTTGAGTATGTTTCAAATGGATCCCTATTTGAGCACTTGCACG TTAATGAGGCAGAGCACTTGAACTGGCAGTCGCGCCTGCGGATGGCGATGGGAGTAATATACTGCCTGTACCACATGTACCAGCAGTATCCTCCTGTGATCCTAAGAAATCTGAACTCGTCGTGCATATACCTGACCGAAGACAACGCTGCAAAGATTTCAGACATCGGTTTCGGCGATGACTGGAAAGAAGGCGAGGACGAATTCGATGAGCCTGAAGAGTGCACCATAGTGTATAGGTTTGCCTTGCTTCTGCTTGAGACGATCTCTGGAAGGCGTCCGTTCTCCAATGACACCGGCCTCCTGATTCTGTGGGCGCACCGGTACCTCACCGGCGAAAAGCCCTTGACGGGTATGATTGACCCGACACTCAGATCAGTCCCCTTGGAGCAGGTCGCGGCGCTGGCAGAGCTGGTGAAATTGTGCATAAGAGATGACCCCTGGCGGAGGCCGTCGGTGGGGGAGGTAACCCGGAGGATGCAGGAGATCACTGGGTTCTCTCAGGATCAGTCGACCCCAAGGAATAGCGCATTGTGGTGGGCTGAGCTTGAAATCCTAACGGTATAG